The window TTTTCGATTGTCTGGATGAACAGTGCGGCCTCGATAAGTGAGTCGTGCGTGCCGGTATCGAGCCATGCGATACCGCGACCGATGACCTCTGCTCTCAATTGCTCCCGGTTGATGTAAGCGCGGTTTACATCGGTAATCTCAAGTTCTCCGCGGGCTGAGGGCTTTAGACTCGCTGCGATCTCTCCTACTTGCGCATCATAGAAATACAAGCCGGTGACCGCGAATCGCGACTTCGGGTATTGCGGTTTCTCGTCCAGGCTGATTACGTTCCCATTCTGGTCCAACTCAATCACGCCATAACGTTGCGGATCCTGTACCTGATACGCGAAGACCGTTGCTCCAGATTCGCGTGCCGCTGCATTACGCAACATTACTGGCAGATCATGTCCGTAGAAGATGTTATCCCCCAGGACCAGCGCGCTAGGATCGTGTCCAATAAATGCACGTCCGATCAGAAACGCCTGAGCTAGTCCACCCGGGTTCGGCTGGACCTCATAGGAAAGATTCAATCCCCACTGGCTTCCGTCGCCGAGCAAATCCCGAAACCTCGGTGTGTCGGTTGGCGTAGAAATAACTAAGATGTCTTTCATTCCCGCAAGCATCAGCGTGCAGAGCGGGTAATAGACCATAGGCTTGTCATAAATCGGCAACAGTTGTTTTGAGACAACGTGCGTTACGGGATAAAGACGTGTTCCCGATCCGCCGGCCAGTATGATTCCCTTTCTTTTTTTCACCAGAATCCAATCCTATTTGGTGCAATTAACCACGAGCATACTGAACGGCGACCCACTCCTTGTATGCACCGGTCACTACTGATTCGAGCCACTGCTTATGGCTCAGGTACCATTTGACCGTTTTTCTGACGCCAGTGCGAAATGTCTCCTGGGATTTCCATCCGAGTTGAGTGCGCAACTTCGTCGCGTCGATTGCATATCTACGATCATGGCCAGGACGATCTGTCACGAACTTGATCAAGGATGCATGTGGTCGAAAGCGCGAATCGGGCAGGATCTCATCCATTGTCTCGCAGATCGTCGTCACGACCTCAACGTTGGTCTTCTCAGTCGAGCCGCCCACATTGTAGGTCTCGCCAGGACCTCCCGAAAGCAGAATCGCCGCGATGGCCGAGCAATGGTCTTCGACGTACAACCAGTCGCGCACATTCTTACCGTCTCCGTAAACGGGAATGGACTTTCCATTCATTGCATTCAGGATCGTTAGGGGAATTAATTTCTCAGGAAATTGGAAGGGACCATAATTATTCGAGCAATTGCTGGTCAGGGTTGGTAAGCCATAGGTGTGATGATAGGCACGCACCAAGTGATCGGAAGCCGCCTTCGATGCGGCATAGGGACTATTTGGAGCAAACGGAGTCTTTTCGGTAAATTCCGGATCAGAAGGTCCTAGGGAGCCGTAAACTTCATCGGTTGACACATGCAAGAAGCGAAAACTCTTCTTCTCTTCCGCTCGGAGCTCTTGCCAATAATTCTTCGCGCAATCGAGAAGCGTAAAGGTGCCATTCACGTTGGTTCGAATGAATTCCTCAGGACCGAGAATCGATCGATCCACATGGCTTTCGGCGGCAAGGTGCACAATCGCAAATGGCCGATGCTCACGAAGAAGGCTGGACACGAGTTCACGATCGCAAATATCGCCACAAACAAAAGTATGTCGCGAGGAGGTCTGCAGCGATTCGAAGTTCTGCAGATTCCCCGCGTAAGTAAGTTTATCGAGATTAACGACGTGGTAGCTCGATTCTCTAACTGTCTGCAGCACGAAATGAGGGAGTGTGAAGTGGAACGACTGTCTGGATTATAGCCTGTAACGTCGCTGTTTTGAGAGGGTTACGCTGGCGACTAGACCTTATTCGGCAGGATCTTTCGCCTTACAACGCCATCGCAGTGCGTTGCTGCAGAGCCATCATGCGCATCAACCAGCCGGCCTCTTCGTCATACCACGGCCAAGGAAACTGAGGCGTCACGTTGACATACTTGCTCTCGACCGACTGTCGATAGGTGTTCGCCCGCTCCGAGTCACCCATCAGCGCGGCGGCATACCCCGCAATCGCCCAGGGAAAGGGATCATTAAATTGGAAGGTATCCCAGCTGGGAAAGTACGTATTTAAAGACGCGTATGCGTTCACCGCCCGGGTATCGCTCGGATCGACCACGCCGAAAACCACAGGGAATATCTGTGCCACGGCATCCGGATACCACCGCGTCATTACGGCCTGATCAATCGTTCCATTGCTGCTCTTGTCGACGGCCCACGTATTCGTCGTCGAGTTCCAAAACGCGAGAATACCGTTCTTCATGTCCGACGCATGACCGCTCCAGCTCGCCGCAGCTGTCGAGTCATTAAACGCTTGCTGGACCAAAGTGGAATAGTCCGACAGCCCACGGTAGCCCTGACAATTGTCAATCAGGTACTTGTAACCGGCTCCTGGGTACGCGAACGTCAAGCCATCACTCGAGTCAAGCGTCTTTGAGTTCGTTAGCACAGACGCGACCAGATCCAGCGTCGGACGATTCCCACTGATCAAGCTCCGCAGGCCGGAATCGCCAGTGCTCCACGCATCCCAAGCAAGAGAGAGCAACGTGCTCGCGTAAGCGTCAGTTGAATCCGCGCTGCACGATCCGCCATAGCATCCGTCGGTAGTCCCATTTGAGACCGCATAGTCGTAGATCGTGCCCGTCGTACCCCAAACGTCCGTCCCAGTGTTCACATGATTGAGATACCACTGCATATGATTCCTCACACGCGAGTACTGAGACGCATCCTGCAACCAGCCCGTAGCCGCCAGATTCGCAAAGTAAGGCGTAATCTTCGTCAACGTGTACTCAATCGCGCCATCGGACAACTGCTGGGTCGTCAACCACTCCGAAGCTGCGCTCAGATTCGAAGGCGCGCACGAGCCGCTCGCCCCAGCTGGCGGCAACGGCGGATTCGCCCAGGGCACCGCATTGAAGTCAAAGAAGTCCAGCAGATTCGGCTGGGCCGCGTCTCGCGCCGTAAGGTTGGCATTCGGACCAATAAACCGGCTCTCCACAAATTTGATCACGGCCGTGTGATCCATTGGGATATG of the Acidobacteriota bacterium genome contains:
- the rfbA gene encoding glucose-1-phosphate thymidylyltransferase; translated protein: MKKRKGIILAGGSGTRLYPVTHVVSKQLLPIYDKPMVYYPLCTLMLAGMKDILVISTPTDTPRFRDLLGDGSQWGLNLSYEVQPNPGGLAQAFLIGRAFIGHDPSALVLGDNIFYGHDLPVMLRNAAARESGATVFAYQVQDPQRYGVIELDQNGNVISLDEKPQYPKSRFAVTGLYFYDAQVGEIAASLKPSARGELEITDVNRAYINREQLRAEVIGRGIAWLDTGTHDSLIEAALFIQTIEKRQGLKIACPEEIAYRCGFIDEVQLERLAMSIQNKDYRAYLLQVLSEPEAKFAIAFSAQR
- the rfbB gene encoding dTDP-glucose 4,6-dehydratase; this encodes MLQTVRESSYHVVNLDKLTYAGNLQNFESLQTSSRHTFVCGDICDRELVSSLLREHRPFAIVHLAAESHVDRSILGPEEFIRTNVNGTFTLLDCAKNYWQELRAEEKKSFRFLHVSTDEVYGSLGPSDPEFTEKTPFAPNSPYAASKAASDHLVRAYHHTYGLPTLTSNCSNNYGPFQFPEKLIPLTILNAMNGKSIPVYGDGKNVRDWLYVEDHCSAIAAILLSGGPGETYNVGGSTEKTNVEVVTTICETMDEILPDSRFRPHASLIKFVTDRPGHDRRYAIDATKLRTQLGWKSQETFRTGVRKTVKWYLSHKQWLESVVTGAYKEWVAVQYARG